In a single window of the Tautonia rosea genome:
- a CDS encoding NAD(+)/NADH kinase codes for MSEPSSTHPEPLRIAVLGNGTKPDVITASEALAAEIQEQPGLELTVVDLGSDSDLSGLEAEIALVLGGDGTVLHTARRMKDHPTPVLGVNLGRLGFLADLTPPGLRDRLADLAARRFTVENLMTLDCTIRRPDGQTFVFRGLNDVVLRAAPPFHLIELGLRIDGESVISYRGDGLILATPVGSTGHSLSAGGPILPPNAQMFVITPICAHTLTQRPLVDASHKWYEVIPRLTEGQAVTAVIDGQVQQPLTPGDRLAVRRGETPFPMVRLSGHLFYRTLRDKLGWGTDPALDRRSGTGGV; via the coding sequence ATGTCCGAGCCCAGCAGCACGCACCCCGAACCTTTGCGGATTGCCGTGCTCGGCAATGGCACCAAGCCCGACGTAATCACCGCGTCGGAAGCGCTCGCGGCGGAGATCCAGGAGCAGCCGGGCCTGGAGCTGACCGTCGTCGATCTGGGGAGCGACTCCGACCTCTCCGGGCTGGAGGCCGAGATCGCCCTGGTCCTCGGCGGTGACGGGACCGTCCTGCACACGGCTCGACGCATGAAGGACCACCCGACCCCGGTCCTCGGAGTCAATCTCGGACGGCTCGGCTTCCTGGCTGATCTGACCCCTCCTGGCCTCCGCGACCGCCTGGCCGACCTCGCCGCTCGACGCTTCACGGTCGAGAACCTCATGACGCTCGACTGCACCATCCGTCGCCCCGATGGTCAGACCTTCGTCTTCCGGGGGCTCAACGATGTCGTCCTCCGGGCCGCTCCGCCGTTTCATCTGATCGAGCTGGGCCTTCGGATCGACGGCGAGAGCGTCATCAGCTATCGAGGCGACGGCCTGATCCTGGCCACCCCGGTCGGCTCGACCGGCCATAGCCTCTCGGCCGGCGGCCCAATTTTGCCGCCGAACGCCCAGATGTTCGTCATCACGCCGATCTGTGCCCACACGCTCACCCAGCGCCCCCTGGTCGATGCCTCGCACAAGTGGTACGAGGTCATCCCGAGGCTGACCGAAGGCCAGGCCGTCACCGCGGTCATCGACGGTCAGGTGCAGCAACCGCTTACGCCTGGCGACCGCCTCGCCGTCCGTCGCGGCGAAACCCCGTTCCCGATGGTTCGCCTCTCCGGCCATCTGTTTTACCGGACCCTCCGCGACAAACTCGGCTGGGGAACCGATCCCGCCCTCGATCGCCGCTCGGGTACTGGTGGCGTCTAA
- a CDS encoding OmpP1/FadL family transporter: MVRASGLRWVTILVLCVVSASEVRAQGVVAPGAGPINRAMAGASTAAPVDFGASYWNPATLSFLERDEVLLGSELLIPSIHYSGALPAGSINGVFPTTSRFGTSRSDSGVASNIAVGGSFQLRPESPFTMGLGIFGLVGGNVNFAGSYSTPPLGPRQPPEFFGLGPIYANTALLSIKPMASYRASDRLAVAVAPVITTGTVQFSPAFFAPGPPDEFGVSTFPPATNARPFWGAGFEIGLFYELTPSWNVGFSYKSPIWQEKWSYNTFNPDLSPRRIGIQAEVPAIYSWGVAYKGIDRLLIDVDLRYFDYRNAALWGDSIESGGLNWKSIFAVAVGGQYQLTERLTLRGGYLFNENPINEVQTLFNVQAPGFLQHSLSLGASLRLNENIVFSAGWVHAFRNDIEGPIAQIPGSSARMDGQVDSIFGGLTIQYGAPKNPARLASGGEAGAPVAASY; this comes from the coding sequence ATGGTCCGAGCGAGCGGCCTTCGGTGGGTGACCATTCTCGTGCTGTGTGTCGTCTCGGCGAGCGAGGTCAGGGCTCAAGGAGTGGTTGCCCCGGGGGCGGGGCCGATCAACCGGGCGATGGCGGGAGCCTCGACAGCGGCCCCTGTTGACTTCGGTGCCAGCTACTGGAACCCGGCGACGCTAAGCTTTCTGGAACGGGACGAGGTCCTGCTCGGCTCGGAGCTGCTCATCCCGAGCATCCACTACTCAGGGGCCCTGCCGGCCGGATCGATCAACGGAGTCTTCCCCACGACCAGCCGCTTCGGGACCTCTCGAAGCGATAGCGGAGTGGCCAGCAATATCGCGGTCGGCGGCTCGTTTCAGCTCCGTCCTGAGTCTCCGTTCACGATGGGCCTCGGGATCTTCGGCCTGGTGGGTGGGAACGTGAACTTCGCGGGGAGTTACTCGACCCCGCCCCTAGGCCCGCGTCAGCCTCCCGAGTTCTTCGGCCTGGGGCCGATCTACGCGAACACGGCCTTGCTTTCGATCAAGCCGATGGCGTCGTACCGGGCGAGCGACCGCCTTGCGGTCGCCGTGGCTCCCGTGATCACGACCGGCACCGTCCAGTTCAGCCCCGCCTTCTTTGCTCCCGGCCCGCCGGACGAGTTCGGTGTCTCGACCTTTCCCCCCGCCACCAATGCCCGACCCTTCTGGGGAGCCGGCTTCGAGATCGGCCTGTTCTATGAGCTGACCCCCTCGTGGAACGTCGGCTTCTCGTACAAGAGCCCGATCTGGCAGGAGAAATGGTCGTACAATACCTTCAACCCCGACCTGTCTCCCCGTCGAATCGGCATTCAAGCGGAAGTCCCGGCGATCTACTCATGGGGTGTCGCCTACAAGGGGATCGATCGGCTCCTGATCGATGTCGACCTTCGCTATTTCGACTACCGCAACGCCGCCCTCTGGGGGGATTCGATCGAGAGCGGCGGCCTGAACTGGAAGAGCATCTTCGCCGTCGCCGTCGGCGGGCAGTATCAACTGACCGAGCGCCTCACCCTCCGAGGGGGCTACCTGTTCAACGAGAACCCGATCAACGAGGTCCAGACCCTGTTCAACGTCCAGGCGCCGGGGTTCCTCCAGCACTCGCTTTCGCTGGGGGCCTCCCTCCGCCTGAACGAGAACATCGTCTTCTCGGCCGGATGGGTCCATGCCTTCCGTAACGACATCGAGGGGCCGATCGCCCAGATTCCCGGCTCCAGCGCCCGGATGGATGGGCAGGTCGACTCGATCTTCGGCGGCCTGACGATCCAGTACGGAGCGCCGAAGAACCCGGCCCGCCTTGCGTCAGGAGGGGAGGCCGGGGCGCCTGTCGCCGCCTCGTACTGA
- a CDS encoding bile acid:sodium symporter family protein: protein MRSILLLVALVVLSFLAFAWPGLFGSDAMDPFLASRGALWALIALAMFAIGWRLPGEEVARVALRWPSVLGGTAIQYASMPMLAVATASIARLDADATVGLMLVGCVPGAMASNVLTLMARGNVSYSVGLTTAATLASPLVVPLVLRWSLGGVSVDFPAIEAMRQLALFVVLPVGLGHGIGRSLPRRHRLDGPIASLVANLVILWIIAVVVASNRDRLAGPSPRLLTALLAVNLLGYLAGNLGGRLLRIDPPMRRALTLEVGMQNAGLGTTMALTLFPDRPAAAIPCALYTFGCMLTGTALASWWSLRADQFPTHPRQNSAERV, encoded by the coding sequence ATGCGCTCGATCCTTCTCTTGGTAGCGTTGGTGGTCCTCTCCTTCCTGGCCTTTGCCTGGCCGGGGCTGTTCGGATCGGACGCAATGGACCCGTTCCTTGCCAGCCGAGGGGCCTTGTGGGCCTTGATCGCGCTGGCGATGTTCGCGATCGGCTGGCGGTTGCCGGGCGAGGAGGTGGCCCGGGTCGCCTTGCGCTGGCCGAGCGTCCTCGGCGGTACGGCGATTCAGTATGCCAGCATGCCGATGCTCGCCGTGGCCACGGCGAGCATCGCCCGGCTCGATGCCGATGCCACGGTCGGCCTGATGCTTGTCGGTTGCGTGCCGGGGGCGATGGCCTCGAACGTCCTGACCCTGATGGCCCGAGGCAACGTCAGTTACTCCGTCGGCCTGACGACGGCCGCGACCCTCGCCTCGCCTTTGGTCGTCCCTTTGGTCCTGCGCTGGTCGCTCGGCGGCGTTTCGGTCGACTTCCCGGCGATCGAGGCGATGCGGCAACTGGCCCTCTTTGTCGTCCTGCCGGTCGGCCTCGGTCACGGCATCGGCCGATCGTTGCCGCGTCGGCATCGGCTCGATGGCCCGATCGCCTCGCTCGTCGCCAATCTTGTCATTTTGTGGATTATCGCCGTCGTCGTGGCCAGCAACCGCGATCGCCTGGCCGGGCCGAGCCCTCGGTTGCTGACGGCCCTGCTGGCGGTGAATCTGCTCGGCTATCTCGCCGGGAACCTCGGCGGCCGGTTGCTCCGGATCGACCCGCCCATGCGACGCGCCCTGACCCTCGAAGTCGGCATGCAAAACGCCGGCCTGGGCACGACGATGGCCCTGACCCTCTTTCCCGACCGCCCTGCCGCTGCCATCCCGTGCGCCCTGTACACCTTCGGCTGCATGCTGACCGGCACGGCGCTGGCCTCCTGGTGGTCGCTCCGCGCCGACCAATTCCCGACCCACCCGCGCCAGAATTCTGCCGAGCGGGTATGA
- a CDS encoding amidase, with translation MIDLDLTQTNAQAIAQRVNTGELKAVEVVRAALDRIEAHNDRLRAFITVTADQAMAEAEAVDRAVDTGQSFPLAGVPLAVKDGFWTKGVPTTNGSKALLDFVPEADAEAVARLRKAGCVLVGKSLMHEYAYGFTSENPHFGNARNPWAPDRVPGGSTGGGAVALAAGMALASVGGDTGGSVRQPSALCGVVGLKVTYGRVSRHGGIPLSWSMDTVGPMARTVGDAALMLAVMAGPDPKDPATVSAPALADPLLRAGAGGLQGLRIGVPTGHSFDVAEPEVAASVRDAIEVLRGLGANVVEVAFPGPELPRAAHRAIIFTEATAAHEATARQRNNGLSDEIRNLLLAGLFLTGDRYLDAQRLRRLVIEQYRQLWRSFDVLALPTSPIVATPIGVQEVEAGGQRTPLVQLYLDHTLPLNLTGQPALSVPCGFSASGLPIGLQLVGRPWDEATLLRVGVAYESATHWTERKPPGL, from the coding sequence ATGATCGACCTCGACCTGACCCAGACCAACGCCCAGGCCATCGCCCAGCGGGTCAACACCGGGGAGTTGAAGGCCGTCGAGGTGGTCCGAGCGGCGCTCGACCGGATCGAGGCCCACAACGACCGCCTCCGCGCCTTCATCACCGTGACGGCCGATCAGGCGATGGCCGAGGCCGAGGCCGTCGATCGGGCGGTCGACACCGGCCAATCCTTCCCTCTGGCCGGCGTTCCTCTGGCTGTGAAGGATGGCTTCTGGACCAAAGGGGTTCCGACGACCAACGGCTCGAAGGCCCTGCTCGACTTCGTGCCCGAGGCCGACGCCGAGGCGGTCGCCCGCCTGCGCAAGGCCGGCTGCGTGCTGGTGGGCAAGTCGTTGATGCACGAATATGCCTATGGGTTCACCAGTGAGAACCCGCACTTCGGCAACGCGCGGAACCCCTGGGCTCCCGATCGCGTGCCCGGCGGGAGCACGGGAGGAGGAGCGGTCGCCCTGGCCGCCGGAATGGCGCTCGCAAGCGTGGGAGGCGATACGGGAGGGTCGGTCCGGCAACCGTCGGCGCTCTGCGGGGTGGTCGGGTTGAAGGTGACCTACGGCCGGGTCAGCCGACACGGCGGGATCCCGCTGAGCTGGTCGATGGACACCGTCGGTCCGATGGCCCGGACGGTCGGGGACGCGGCCCTGATGCTCGCCGTCATGGCCGGCCCCGATCCGAAGGACCCGGCCACGGTCTCGGCCCCTGCCCTGGCCGATCCGCTGTTGAGAGCGGGAGCGGGAGGGCTGCAAGGGCTTCGCATCGGCGTGCCAACCGGCCATTCCTTTGACGTGGCCGAGCCCGAGGTAGCCGCCTCGGTCCGGGACGCGATCGAGGTCTTGCGGGGGCTGGGGGCGAACGTCGTCGAGGTGGCGTTCCCCGGTCCTGAATTGCCGAGGGCCGCCCACCGAGCAATCATCTTCACCGAGGCCACCGCGGCCCACGAAGCAACCGCCAGACAAAGGAACAATGGCCTGAGCGACGAGATCCGCAACCTCTTGCTCGCAGGGCTGTTCCTGACGGGCGATCGGTACCTCGACGCGCAGCGCCTCCGACGCCTGGTGATCGAGCAGTACCGCCAACTCTGGCGATCGTTCGACGTGCTCGCCCTGCCGACGAGCCCGATCGTCGCCACGCCGATCGGCGTGCAGGAGGTCGAGGCCGGAGGACAGCGGACACCGTTGGTGCAACTGTATCTCGACCATACCTTGCCCTTGAACCTGACCGGCCAGCCGGCCCTGTCGGTGCCTTGCGGGTTTTCGGCCTCGGGATTGCCGATTGGTCTGCAACTGGTCGGCCGACCGTGGGACGAGGCGACCTTGCTGCGGGTCGGCGTCGCATACGAGTCGGCCACCCACTGGACCGAACGGAAGCCGCCGGGCCTTTGA
- a CDS encoding DUF1579 domain-containing protein has translation MQSEPTREHRWLDALIGEWSYEMECLMGPDQPPMTSTGTEVVRSLGGLWTVAEIHGEGPNGQPSISLMTLGFNPTIGRFTGTFVASMMTHLWTYEGSLDADARILTLDAEGPSFSSEGVSKYQDIIELVDDDHRIMRSQLLSDDGNWISFMTMRYRRRSAAPGAAHERLSA, from the coding sequence ATGCAATCGGAACCGACCCGTGAACACCGCTGGCTCGATGCACTGATCGGGGAATGGTCGTATGAGATGGAGTGTCTGATGGGGCCGGATCAGCCGCCGATGACCTCGACCGGGACCGAGGTCGTCCGGTCGCTCGGCGGGCTCTGGACGGTCGCCGAGATTCACGGAGAGGGCCCCAACGGCCAGCCGTCGATCTCGCTCATGACCCTCGGCTTCAACCCGACGATCGGCCGATTCACCGGCACCTTCGTGGCCTCGATGATGACCCACCTTTGGACCTACGAGGGCTCGCTCGACGCCGACGCTCGCATCCTGACCCTCGACGCTGAAGGCCCCAGCTTTTCCAGCGAGGGTGTTTCGAAGTATCAGGATATCATTGAGCTCGTCGACGACGACCACCGGATCATGCGCTCGCAGCTCCTCTCCGACGACGGCAACTGGATTTCCTTCATGACCATGCGCTACCGCCGTCGTTCCGCGGCACCGGGCGCCGCTCACGAGCGTCTCTCCGCCTGA
- a CDS encoding polyprenyl synthetase family protein, whose protein sequence is MSSPSTAVDLAAFLGDARRRVDEALDRYLPDDRLSDAECPSRLLLAMRYSLLGGGKRLRPILALMAAEAVGGEPDQAMPVACALEMVHTYSLIHDDLPAMDDDDLRRGRPTCHRAFDEATAILAGDALQALAFEVIARDIQPGEAAARCCLELAEACGPSGMVGGQMADLEAEGRSDATVEALEAIHRRKTGALLRASLRMGAIAIGADEEELLALDRYGRGVGLAFQIIDDLLDVQGDEAKLGKRVGKDSGLGKWTYPGLLGIEGSRRRARQVAEDAVAALEPLGDRGTRLRALALDLLERDR, encoded by the coding sequence ATGAGTAGCCCGAGCACCGCCGTTGACCTCGCCGCGTTCCTCGGGGATGCCCGGCGGCGAGTGGACGAGGCATTGGACCGCTACCTGCCCGACGACCGTCTGTCCGACGCCGAATGCCCCTCTCGGCTCCTGCTGGCCATGCGGTACAGCCTGCTTGGAGGCGGCAAGCGGTTGCGCCCCATTCTCGCCTTGATGGCCGCCGAGGCCGTTGGGGGGGAACCCGATCAGGCGATGCCCGTGGCCTGTGCCCTGGAGATGGTGCATACGTATTCCTTGATCCACGATGACCTGCCCGCGATGGATGACGACGACCTCCGCCGAGGCCGCCCGACCTGCCATCGCGCCTTTGACGAAGCCACCGCGATCCTCGCCGGAGACGCCCTGCAGGCGCTCGCCTTCGAGGTCATCGCCCGAGACATCCAGCCCGGCGAGGCCGCGGCCCGCTGCTGCCTGGAACTGGCCGAAGCCTGCGGACCGAGCGGCATGGTGGGTGGCCAGATGGCCGACCTGGAGGCCGAAGGGCGCTCTGATGCCACCGTCGAGGCGCTGGAAGCCATTCACCGCCGCAAGACCGGCGCCTTGCTCCGGGCGAGCCTTCGCATGGGGGCCATTGCCATCGGAGCCGATGAGGAGGAGTTGCTCGCGCTCGACCGCTACGGTCGAGGGGTCGGCCTGGCCTTCCAGATCATCGACGATCTGCTCGACGTGCAAGGCGACGAGGCCAAGCTGGGCAAACGTGTCGGCAAAGACTCTGGCCTGGGTAAGTGGACTTACCCCGGCCTGCTCGGCATTGAGGGCAGCCGCCGCCGAGCCCGCCAGGTTGCCGAGGACGCCGTCGCGGCACTGGAGCCGCTGGGCGACCGCGGCACCCGACTGAGGGCCCTGGCCCTGGACCTGCTGGAAAGGGACCGTTGA
- the aroB gene encoding 3-dehydroquinate synthase: protein MTDAPAPAPLDPDFKPRTVHVPLGERSYDIRIVSGAPEGFGPFARSALEATRAGRGCRVALVITDANVEPIAEPFARALTSEGIAIETAVIPPGEASKSLDQAAALLDRLIALRADRHAAVVAIGGGVVGDLAGFVAATYARGIPLLMVPTTLLAQVDSSVGGKVAVNRPAAKNIVGSFHQPIGVWIDTETLISLPPRELRCGMAEVVKYGVILDAPFFDLIERDATALLTLEPEAVRRVVARCCELKAEVVSQDEREETGLRAVLNFGHTIGHAIEAVAGYGQGFQHGEAVAAGMVAEARLAERLGWIDHHLTDRLTRLLHHLGLPTRAPGLDPSALRDAMTLDKKNRAGRIRYVLPRSLGQVELTDAPTEADLIAVLADLTTPDR from the coding sequence GTGACCGATGCCCCCGCTCCTGCACCGCTCGACCCCGACTTCAAGCCCCGGACCGTCCACGTCCCATTGGGAGAGCGGTCGTACGACATCCGGATCGTCTCCGGCGCTCCCGAGGGTTTCGGCCCCTTCGCCCGATCGGCTCTGGAGGCGACCCGAGCCGGCCGAGGGTGCCGCGTTGCCCTGGTCATCACCGACGCGAACGTCGAGCCGATCGCCGAGCCCTTCGCCCGGGCCTTGACGTCCGAGGGAATCGCCATCGAGACGGCCGTGATCCCTCCGGGAGAAGCGAGCAAGTCGCTCGACCAGGCCGCCGCCCTGCTTGACCGTCTTATTGCCCTGCGGGCCGACCGGCACGCGGCGGTTGTGGCGATCGGCGGCGGGGTCGTCGGCGACCTGGCCGGGTTCGTCGCGGCGACCTATGCCCGAGGGATTCCCTTGCTCATGGTGCCGACGACCCTCCTGGCGCAGGTCGATAGCTCCGTCGGCGGCAAGGTGGCCGTAAACCGACCGGCGGCGAAGAACATCGTCGGCAGCTTCCACCAGCCGATCGGCGTCTGGATCGACACCGAGACGCTCATCAGCCTGCCCCCCCGAGAGCTTCGCTGCGGGATGGCCGAGGTGGTCAAGTACGGAGTGATCCTCGACGCACCCTTCTTCGACCTGATCGAACGCGATGCCACGGCCCTCTTGACCCTGGAGCCCGAGGCCGTCCGGCGGGTCGTCGCCCGCTGCTGCGAGCTGAAGGCCGAGGTCGTCTCTCAGGACGAGCGGGAGGAAACCGGCCTGCGGGCCGTGCTCAACTTCGGCCACACGATCGGGCACGCGATCGAGGCCGTCGCCGGATACGGCCAGGGGTTCCAGCACGGCGAGGCCGTCGCCGCAGGCATGGTGGCCGAGGCAAGGCTGGCCGAACGACTCGGATGGATCGACCACCACCTGACCGATCGGCTTACCCGGCTCTTGCATCATCTCGGCCTGCCGACGAGGGCTCCGGGGCTCGACCCCTCGGCCCTCCGAGACGCCATGACCCTCGACAAGAAGAACCGCGCCGGCCGTATCCGATACGTCCTTCCCCGGTCGCTCGGCCAGGTCGAGCTGACCGACGCCCCGACCGAGGCCGATCTGATCGCCGTCCTGGCCGATCTGACCACCCCCGACCGCTGA
- the mog gene encoding molybdopterin adenylyltransferase: protein MTDTPTARIGIVTVSDRASRGEYEDRGGPAIHQYFTEVLTSAWEPVPRLVSDDREQIAATLIELADRERCPLIVTTGGTGPAPRDVTPEATLDVAEKPMPGFGELMRQVSLTKVPTAILSRQTAVIRGKSLIINLPGQPRAIAECLDAVMPAVPYCIDLIGGPRLETNPDRIAAFRPRK, encoded by the coding sequence ATGACCGACACTCCGACCGCCCGCATCGGCATCGTCACCGTCTCCGACCGCGCCAGCCGGGGGGAATACGAAGACCGCGGCGGCCCGGCCATCCACCAGTACTTCACCGAGGTTCTCACCTCGGCCTGGGAGCCGGTTCCCCGCTTGGTCTCCGACGATCGCGAGCAGATTGCCGCCACCTTGATCGAGTTGGCCGACCGCGAAAGGTGCCCCCTGATCGTCACCACCGGAGGCACCGGGCCCGCTCCCCGAGACGTGACCCCCGAGGCCACGCTCGACGTGGCCGAGAAGCCGATGCCCGGCTTCGGAGAGCTGATGCGGCAGGTCTCGTTGACCAAGGTACCGACGGCCATCCTCTCGCGCCAGACGGCCGTCATCCGGGGCAAGTCCCTCATCATCAACCTGCCAGGACAGCCGAGGGCCATTGCCGAGTGCCTCGATGCCGTCATGCCCGCCGTCCCCTACTGCATCGACCTCATCGGCGGCCCCCGACTGGAGACGAACCCCGACCGCATCGCCGCCTTCCGGCCCAGGAAATGA
- a CDS encoding M24 family metallopeptidase gives MFDLPAIQESLCQFGFDGWLLYDFRGNNVLARRVLDLAHRPTGSRRFFYFIPKQGEPRKVVHRIEPGALDHLPGEATVYLKWQELEAGVQAMLGGAKRVAMEYAPRVSNPYIARIDAGVIELVRSFGVEVAASGDLIQQFEASWTDEQWAMHLEATGVTTEAFNIAFGLIAERTSGGGSIRETEVQQVILDHFERHDLTTYSPPIVGVGPHSGDPHYEPKAGQDAEIREGDFVLIDLWAKCDRPGGVYSDLTRVGFVGTEVPERFEAIFQIVARARDAAIARVRNAFQTRTPLRGFEVDDACRHEIEAAGYGEAFIHRTGHSIGEETHGNGANMDNLETHETRLVLPRTCFSIEPGIYLPEFGVRSEVDVFIDADGEVHVTGGLQTRVLPILSDPTASGQ, from the coding sequence ATGTTCGACCTGCCCGCCATTCAGGAATCGCTCTGCCAGTTCGGCTTCGACGGCTGGCTCCTGTACGACTTTCGGGGAAACAACGTGCTGGCGAGGAGAGTCCTCGACCTGGCGCATCGGCCGACCGGGTCGCGGCGGTTCTTCTACTTCATTCCGAAGCAAGGGGAGCCGAGGAAGGTCGTCCACCGAATCGAGCCGGGGGCCCTCGACCACCTGCCGGGAGAAGCGACGGTCTATCTTAAATGGCAGGAGCTGGAAGCCGGGGTCCAGGCAATGCTCGGCGGGGCGAAGCGGGTGGCGATGGAATACGCCCCTCGGGTCTCGAACCCGTACATCGCCCGGATTGATGCCGGGGTGATCGAGCTGGTCCGGTCGTTCGGGGTCGAGGTCGCAGCCTCGGGCGACCTGATCCAGCAGTTCGAAGCCTCGTGGACCGACGAGCAATGGGCGATGCACCTGGAGGCGACCGGCGTGACGACCGAGGCGTTCAACATCGCCTTCGGCCTGATCGCCGAACGGACGAGCGGGGGCGGCTCGATCCGAGAGACCGAGGTGCAACAGGTCATTCTCGACCACTTCGAGCGTCACGACCTGACGACCTACTCGCCGCCGATCGTGGGGGTCGGTCCGCACAGCGGCGACCCGCATTATGAGCCGAAGGCGGGGCAGGACGCCGAGATCCGCGAAGGGGATTTCGTCCTGATCGACCTCTGGGCCAAGTGCGATCGGCCGGGAGGCGTGTACAGCGACCTGACCCGCGTCGGCTTCGTCGGAACCGAGGTCCCGGAGCGGTTTGAAGCCATCTTCCAGATCGTCGCCCGAGCCCGAGACGCCGCGATTGCCCGCGTTCGAAACGCCTTTCAGACCCGCACCCCGTTGCGAGGCTTCGAGGTCGATGACGCCTGTCGCCACGAGATCGAGGCCGCCGGCTACGGCGAGGCGTTTATCCACCGGACCGGCCACAGTATCGGCGAGGAAACGCACGGCAACGGCGCGAACATGGACAACCTTGAAACCCACGAGACCCGCCTGGTGCTGCCCCGCACCTGCTTCTCGATCGAGCCGGGGATCTATCTGCCCGAGTTCGGGGTGCGCTCGGAGGTGGACGTCTTCATCGACGCCGACGGGGAGGTCCACGTCACTGGAGGACTTCAGACCCGCGTCCTGCCGATCCTGAGCGATCCGACCGCCTCGGGCCAGTAA
- a CDS encoding PEP-CTERM sorting domain-containing protein — MELRSRVFGILALLGVAIPAQAGQIYVNSPLVTIDSVGGTVANAKYRLSNTGFDVSLDNAPSTVTPADQVTATLGNVATTSGKVFEFMLEHRAGEGIIFSLDGPGSLDRTVSWGTFTTTPSGSNKANLNGKLPPSAFNSLVLSARATQAGSSFAFDDLNFSGAGLSLADGSFLSGTVTPSTGDPLGFINQRLYSNVNLADFNWTLTGTLTGTKLLTGGDETVRFNVGFQQVSATVVPEPSTLAMAGISSVALAGFGLHRRRRHRRAKHD; from the coding sequence ATGGAACTTCGATCGCGCGTTTTTGGAATCTTGGCCTTGTTGGGGGTGGCCATTCCAGCCCAGGCGGGGCAAATTTATGTCAACTCTCCCCTGGTGACGATCGACTCGGTCGGCGGCACCGTGGCCAATGCGAAGTATCGCCTGTCGAACACCGGGTTTGATGTGAGCCTCGACAACGCTCCCAGCACCGTCACCCCGGCCGATCAGGTGACGGCCACCTTGGGTAACGTGGCGACGACCAGCGGCAAGGTGTTTGAATTCATGCTGGAACACCGCGCCGGCGAGGGGATCATCTTCAGCCTCGACGGGCCGGGATCGCTCGATCGGACGGTCTCGTGGGGGACCTTCACCACCACTCCGTCCGGATCGAACAAGGCGAACCTGAACGGCAAGCTGCCCCCTTCGGCGTTCAACTCGCTGGTGCTCAGCGCACGGGCGACACAGGCGGGATCGTCGTTCGCGTTTGATGACCTGAACTTTTCCGGGGCCGGTCTGTCGCTTGCCGACGGCAGCTTTCTGTCGGGCACGGTGACGCCGAGCACGGGCGATCCGCTGGGCTTCATCAACCAGCGCCTTTATTCGAATGTGAACCTAGCGGATTTCAACTGGACCCTGACGGGAACCCTGACGGGAACGAAGCTGTTGACCGGCGGTGATGAAACGGTCCGCTTCAACGTGGGCTTCCAGCAGGTCTCGGCGACCGTCGTGCCGGAACCGTCGACGCTGGCGATGGCCGGCATCAGCTCGGTGGCCCTGGCGGGCTTCGGCCTGCATCGGCGGCGACGACACCGTCGGGCGAAGCACGATTGA